The Brevibacillus choshinensis genome includes the window ATCAAGACCATACAACCGACCCCCATTACCGCTGGGGATATGCCCGGATCCGGCGCAAGGACACGGAATGTGTGCGTTTGGGGCAAGAGCATATTAAAATATGGTTGTAAATGAGGGATTCTAGCTGTCTATTTTATTGAGGCAAGGTCAGAAGATGTTGAGGAAGTCATGGTTCATTTAAATCCTTGGTATGAAGTTCAACCTAAAGAATGAATCCAATGCTCTGAGTAAGCATAATTGCATCTATCCAGACAAACAATAAACTTCGGTTAAAAAAGGGCGGCTTATAAAAGCTGCCCATAAACATAACCAATTAATTACAACTACAAGCAACAATTACTAAGAGGACGAAAAGAACCAAAATTAAAGAAATGTCATCACCAAAAATACCACCACTAGGCACTTCGATCACCCCTTAACTGAGATAGAGAAACTTAAAGAGTGTGTTTATCGGAAAAAACGGCGTCTCGAGAAGGGAGATTCAAAGAAGAAGAAAGGTGATTCCTCGAAGAAAAATGGTGATTCGCGAAACCTTCTAAATCCAGGGGACTCAAAGGTTCTGAATCGACGGCCAAATCCTCCTCGACCACGAAACGGCGGTGGATCATCAAACCTCATAGAACAAGATGACTCACATTTACAGCGCCTACGTGACAATGGATTTCCCTCCTGTCCGATCTCTTCATTGTTATGTATAGCTGTGCCTCATGGCATAGGCATTTAACTAAGCATTCTAGCCTAAATTGAACCCAATTTAGGGAGGGGCTATAAAAATTATAAGAAAAGTGGATGCTCAACTAACGGGTTTGACAGCACAACAAAACACAAGAATACAGAATGTCGTTATACCATGTTGTTACTGCTATGATAGCGTCAACTAGTGACATGGGACCTTACATTGTCGTGATGTTTCTAATTTCGTTCTTGATCGGCAAGAAGGCAGGCTACCACTATTCTATGACGTCGACGCTTACTTTTACAGCAGCGAGTAATAACTTCGAGTTAGCCATTGCGGTGGCAGTAGGGGTTTCCGGAATTCACTCAGGAGCAGCATTTGCTGCAGTCATCGGGCCATTGGCGTTTTCACTTAGGTAGGATAAGATGCAGTCATAATTACAGTTCATGCTCACTGTTATAATAGGTGCTTGTGTAGAGGAGATTGTTTTCAGTATAAAAAGTCTAATCGATATGAAATAGTCCCTTCTTTATGAAGGGACTAAACTAGGGTTAGAGTATATGGAACAGTGGTTGTTCCCATCTTATCATATGTTCAATGATATCATCAGGAACTTGTTAGAACGCCTTTATTTAAACGATATATGCTTATAAAATTACTCGAGTGCTAATTTCGGAAAATGAAAACACAACGGTACCCCAGAGGGGGATACCGTTGTAAGTTCCTTACGTTAGGTCCTACGTGTAAAGACAATCGCATTCCGATGTATGATCACAATACGGAATCCGTTCCTCAACAAACAACGACTAACAGGACCTACACCTCTACCGACTACTACCCTACACGGTGACGCAGTGCCGATGATACGAACTGCTTCAATAGTACGTACCCGTCGACCATCCACAATTTTTCGGGTAAACTCCATCACGACAATGTCAGTTACTTTCCGAGACATTTCAAACACCTCATTTCTCTCTAACTGCTATAGAGAATGCAAATGAGGGAAGCTTGGCAACTGATAAAAGCCCGAGAGAAATGAATTGTACTTAAAGCAATCATGAGCTGTTACGATCGTAGAGACACATGCATTATGCAATTGCAGCGGAGACGCTTCTGATGAATATAGTTTAATCTAGAGGTATTAACAGGACTCGGTTATGAACTAACGGGTATCAATAACGGAACAAATACAAAGGAGGCTACCGATAATTCGGTAGCCTTTGTTAAACTTCAGGCAGGCTAGTGAACAAATTCGATAAGTTCGGGATGAAGGTAAGCTAAAAGGTGATCTAAGGGTTCTAATAATTAATTAAAGCGGCTTAATAGCCGCAAACTCATAATAAAAAATTAATCACAGCTACAAGCAACGATTGTTAAGAGAACGAACAGAACCAAGGTTAAAGCAAAATTATCTTCAAAAAATCCCATCGATATCACCCCTGAAATGAGATTGAGGAAATACCTCAAAACAAGTTATGCAATCTAATGAACGATGTATAGGCATCATCCCAGGAAGAAAAAATTTGGGTTTTTATGATGCTTATGTTTGGATTTTACAAATTTACACATTGCTTTTGCTAACGGACATTGAAGCTTTTATGGACGGTAAAGATGCATTTGTTAAAGAGCTGGAAAGAAAAGCGCTAGATTGGCACAAAATGGGCAAGAAACGTTTAAACTAACGTTCGTTAACTCAATAAAAAAGCGGCAGTCTAGGACTTTACCCAGAAGCCTGCACAAGCCTTTTTGGCTCCTCGACGGCGTAGCCGTTTGTCGGGCAACAATAACAGACGGTGGCTTGATATTTGGTTCAGAAGAAATAAGAAAAGAAGAAAAAAGAAAAGTCGGTTCTCCTACGTTAAGGATTACCGACTTTCCAAGCTTTTTAAGATGCCTACAGCTTACATGGTTACCCTGGAATCACCCTTCGTGCAAATAGGTAATGTTGATACCAATATTCTCCTTCTTTTTCGTCCTTGTGGATGTTACTGATGACTACCCCAATACCTGGTTCATAGGTATGTAGGATTTTTCCATCTCCCATATAAATGCCCACATGTCGAACCTTATTCAAGCCTACCTCGTTGGGGAAATCTTCATCGGAGAAGAACATAATATCGCCCTTGCGTAAATTCATAAAGGGTATTTCTTTTCCCTCTACTGCTTGCTCTCTGGCATTATATCCCAGGTTAATGCTATGTTTTGCATAAAGAAATTGAACGTAGGATGAACAATCGAAAGCTTTGTCATTAAACCTCTGTGTTCCGTACACATAGGGCGTTCCTAGATATTGCATTCCCTCTGCAATGATAGCATCAGCTGTTTTTTTCCACGCAGGTGTGTCTACGCCACTAGTCCTATAGGATTTCACCTGTTCGGGAGCTGGAACATTGGGCATAGCTTGATTTCTACAGCCGGTCAAAAACAAAATGCCGATAAGGATCATTGGATAGCACGATCTTTTCATCCTAACCCCTCCTGCGTGTAGTCTGTGTCCACTTGGGGTTAACTATTCCTCTTGGAATAACTCCGAACAAGATTTAGAAAGGTTAATCCAATGAGCTTTGTCTTTTAAACTAACGAGTATCGATCGTTGAGCTGACAGGAACAACACGGCAGTCTAGGACTTCATTTTCGCGTCCTAACTACCGCTGAGCCGAGAAAAGAAGGCTTGGTGAAGCCTTCTTTTCTCCTTCCATTTGAAGAAAATCCCAGGAAGGTTGTGGGCATACTAACTCGTAAAGGAGAAGAAGCGCATGTATGACAATCGCGGAAACGACCTGCCTGATTTCAAACAATTGGATGACAGACTAATCGCTCAGCCTCCAACTAGCCCGATACTCGCAATCCGCACAAATCTGGACAAGGAGCCTAACGACGTCGACAATCCGTATGTGCATCAAGATCCCAAACCAACTAGACAAAGCAGGGGTGAAGCAAATGACTGATCGCACTACAAACGAAAAACCGGACATGGGTTATCATGGAAGCAATCTGCATGGTTATTCCATCACGGAAAAAGGAAAGGCATTGGACCAAACTGCCAAGGCGGGTACGAAAAACAAAGAAAACGGAGAAGAAGAATTATTCGTTTCCCATCGTAACTGAAAAATCGCCTTCAAGGAAAACAGCAGCATCTCTCTTTGCTGGTTTCCCTGAAGGGGATTCCTTTTTATTTGAAACGTTTGATCATCTTTCTCAGAATTAATCCAGAACGAACAACTGGAGGTTCATGAGATTGCTGCTTTTAAGACAGTATGCTTGACCAAATCCAAGACCATGCAAGTGCTGGTTACCGATGAAGCGTTGAAACAGCTATTGGCAGAGGATGTCGCAGTGTCCATCAGACTTGAAGACACATGTCAGGTATTCTTCAAAAAATGATGGGTATAGGTGGCATGACGGATCAAGTGGTGGCCATGGACTTGCTCATCGCAGCAAAGAGTGGTGTGCGAAATTATGCCATGGCACTCACGGATACAGGCACCCCGGAAATAAAAGCTACGCTGACAAAGCAATTGGAGGAAGCAATCGATTTGCACGAAAAAATCAGCATGTATTTGATTGAGCTAGGCTGGTACCACCCATGGTATGTGAGCAGATTCAGTTAATTTGCCATAAAGCACCTGATAAAGGTGCTTTTTCTATGCTCCTGGGATTTGCAGTCATTGCGGAGGTATTTGAAAAATGAAAAATACTTTTCCCGAGAGGAATTTCCATTTGCAAACCTGTACTAGCTAAATGCAACTACAAGAAGAGGCTGCCAACAGTAAAATGGAGCAAGCTCGATACCGGACTCCATCGCGCAACAGGCAAAGCAAACCTTGCCTCTCCCCTGTGACGGATCCGATCCAAAAGGCAGCGCATACTACTGCTCCCCGGATACCGAAATTTTAACCAAAGGCTATGTCAATCTGACAGGAGCCGGCAACCAGGAGTTTCTCGTTTTGTACCTCTACAAGTCGGTCGAAGGCATCCCTTTTGAAGCGTACCTGACTCTTTTCCGCCAAACAAACGGAAAAGCGGTTCCGGTCAACACCGTCGAGCTGTACAAAGGAGAATCTACCGCGGAGCCGGGAGACGCCGTCTACGATCCGGGGCTAAAAAAAGTGTATGTGCACCGGTACGAGTTCAAGCTGATCACGGAAAACAACACATCCCGCTTCGGCAAAGGCGAACTGCTGGAAGCCGCCATCGTGGAAGTGCAAAACGGTAAGCTAGTCAAAACAGGACAGCTCGCCAAAAAATAACTCTTTATGCGCACAAGAAAAACCGTCAGACTGGAATCTGACGGCTTGTTTCTTTATGAAGGGCATTCAGGAAGATTTTCTCTGTGCGGAGTCCTTGGCCAAATGACTGTTGTACTTAATTGGATGGGAAAATCCATCATTGGAAAGGTTCTTAGTGGCAGAGGAGGCTTGGTTAGATGATACCGCCTCATTGCCTGAGAATCCCCAATGACGCAATTTTGCAACCTTGCTCATAACTGGTAAAGGCTACGAGTAAAGCAAAGCAATCCAATCGGCAATTAAACTAACGGGTTCGATATTTGAATAATTGAAAACAAAACAGCGGCAGTCTAGAACTTTATTTTCTTAGTCTACAACTATATTTTCACAGTCTTATTTTAAACGCCTGTCGAGTTGTCTCGCAGATTTTTATCATATAATACTGAATATTGACATTGTAGTCATTATTGCCTAGGATATTAGTACTAATAATGGCATAAAAGGGGTAGGGTTAATATGGCAAAAGGTTCGCTGATTGTTGGTTGGGGTGAAATCATTGCGGGGCGTGAGAAGGCGGCACAGGCCACTCTCAAAAATGCAATGCAATACTGTATTCGATTGCAACAGGAAGGAAAGATCGACCGCTTTGAGGTAGTAGCTCTTGAACCTCATGGCAGTGATCTCAACGGCTTCGTCCTTATCACAGGGGATAGGGAGACTGTAGCCCAACTGCGAGCAGAAGACGAGTTTGTCTCGGTTATGGTTGGAGTGCAGCTGGTACATCGGCATGTGAGAGTGGTTGGGGCCTACACAGGGGCTGAGTTGCAATCATTATTCGCAATGTGGGATGAACAAGAGGATAAACTGCTCGTTGAATAAAATGGTAATTTAATAAGAAGTACAGGACAAGGAACCATAACCATAAAAGGCGACGTGTTATATGGAGGTTCAGACCTGACAGTAACAGTCACAGACACAGTTAATTAAATCCAGCAACGATTCCCTTAGGAGAACTCCTAAGGGTCTTTTCTTGAAGGAGGTAAAATCGATGGAGCAAGTTACTTCAGATAACGGCCAATATCTGAAGGTAACACTTAGCCAGTTACACGACTGCGATTTCCATTGCTTTGTTCTGATAGCATTATTGAGCTAACGGGTATCGATAGCGCAATAATAGACAGAAGGCAGCCAGCCTTGTACGTTAGTTAAAAGATTAGCTACCAGCAGCACGATCGGAAGCTTCCGACAAACAAAAACTCAAGGTTTGCTAGGTCGGCGCTGGGGGCATACTCGATTGATGCGCTGCTGTTCTAAAGCGATTCTGTTCTATGGTTATCCAGGAGCGACTTTGTTTGGCAAAGTCGTTCGGTGAAGACGGAGCCCCAAAGCGAGACGACAATGAGCGTAACCGTTGCGATGATGGATAAGAGCAGGGGAGATATACTGGTTGCAAAAGGAAATAGTATAACCAGCATGATTATACCTGCTATATAGGGCGGAGGGACGACACCTGCTACAATTCGCATTGTTTCTGTATACGAACGGGCAGGGTAGTTGAAGATCAAATACGGTAAGCCACTCTATTGATGGTTGGCGTCAGTGTTAAAACAAATTCCTTTTCTGCAAAACTGTTATTTTCACAGATTGGAATCAGGATGGTTATTTCAGTTCCTTCAACGTTCCCTCGTGCGGCTTTTTTCAATGGATCGAGCATGGTAACCTCTCAAACGCAGTGGGCATAAGCTGATCATATATGTCGATTTGAGAGGATGTCTTTTACATGTTTCCTTATCTCCATACAAATCATCAACTCCCCTATCCCAATTATAGGTTTATCCCCCTCGCTTATTATAACTCTCCTTATTCTGAAGGATGGCGGCCTTGGAGCAATGGTGCCATAGACTCGGATGAGAGATACCGTTTACCCGCACCGCAACGACTTACCTTCGTGCTTGTGCATGGCTCTTGGGCAGATGCTCACTTCTGGGACGGCGTAGCGGCGGTGCTGCGCAGTCAAGGGCATGCCGTCTATACGCCGGAATACGCAGGTCACGGTAAAGATCCGAACAAAGATGTCACGCATGCGATGATCACGAAATCTGTCGTTGATTTTATTACGAAACTGAACCTGCGAAACTTCGTTCTCGTCGGGCACAGCTTCGGCGGTACTGTCATCCAAAAGGTTGCAGAACAAGTACCGGATCGCATCAATCGCCTCGTCTTCTGGGACGCGTTCGTACTGAAAGATGGCGAATCTCTTGCCGATGAGTTACCACCCCAAACGAGACAGGGTTTCGAGCAACTCAGAGCAGGCTCGAATGATGATACAATCATGCTTCCATTTCCACTGTTTCGGGATTTGTTCGTCAATACAGCCACGTTGGAGGAAGCCAGACGGATGTATGCAGGCGTCACTCCGGAACCGGCTAGACCGCTTTTCGAGAAGCTGGATCTTAAAAAGTTTTATGAGTTGCCTACACCGAAAAGTTATGTATA containing:
- a CDS encoding alpha/beta fold hydrolase, encoding MFPYLHTNHQLPYPNYRFIPLAYYNSPYSEGWRPWSNGAIDSDERYRLPAPQRLTFVLVHGSWADAHFWDGVAAVLRSQGHAVYTPEYAGHGKDPNKDVTHAMITKSVVDFITKLNLRNFVLVGHSFGGTVIQKVAEQVPDRINRLVFWDAFVLKDGESLADELPPQTRQGFEQLRAGSNDDTIMLPFPLFRDLFVNTATLEEARRMYAGVTPEPARPLFEKLDLKKFYELPTPKSYVYFFQDNALPQGEGFGWNPHMSTRLGQFRLIVGDGDHFTDTRTRPDMVAQKFYEAGRD
- a CDS encoding C40 family peptidase, translating into MKRSCYPMILIGILFLTGCRNQAMPNVPAPEQVKSYRTSGVDTPAWKKTADAIIAEGMQYLGTPYVYGTQRFNDKAFDCSSYVQFLYAKHSINLGYNAREQAVEGKEIPFMNLRKGDIMFFSDEDFPNEVGLNKVRHVGIYMGDGKILHTYEPGIGVVISNIHKDEKEGEYWYQHYLFARRVIPG
- the yjcZ gene encoding sporulation protein YjcZ; this translates as MIEVPSGGIFGDDISLILVLFVLLVIVACSCN
- the yjcZ gene encoding sporulation protein YjcZ, which codes for MGFFEDNFALTLVLFVLLTIVACSCD
- a CDS encoding spore coat protein, with the translated sequence MSGILQKMMGIGGMTDQVVAMDLLIAAKSGVRNYAMALTDTGTPEIKATLTKQLEEAIDLHEKISMYLIELGWYHPWYVSRFS